Proteins from a single region of Streptomyces spinoverrucosus:
- a CDS encoding DUF6507 family protein, translated as MSGWDLKPQGISGVLKTTGETASDFEKYGDAQLRSA; from the coding sequence GTGTCCGGGTGGGATCTGAAGCCGCAGGGTATTTCGGGTGTGCTGAAGACGACGGGTGAGACCGCGTCGGACTTCGAGAAGTACGGGGACGCCCAGCTCCGTTCTGCGTGA
- a CDS encoding ABC transporter permease/substrate-binding protein, giving the protein MATDTLKSSAGAGGASGPGGLRRLLLDNGALTALIVLVVALSALSGDFLTADNLLNIGVQAAVTAILAFGVTFVIVSAGIDLSVGSVAALSATVLAWSATSEGVPVVLAVVLAVATGVVCGLVNGFLISYGKLPPFIATLAMLSVARGLSLVISQGSPIAFPESVSHLGDTLGGWLPVPVLVMVVMGLITAFVLGRTYLGRSMYAIGGNEEAARLSGLRVKKQKLAIYALSGLFAAAAGIVLASRLSSAQPQAAQGYELDAIAAVVIGGASLAGGTGKASGTLIGALILAVLRNGLNLLSVSAFWQQVVIGVVIALAVLLDTVRRKAGATPVGAGGGGSKGKQTVTYLLAAVVAAAVVGATSLLHSGSSTAAQQKVGLSLSTLNNPFFVQIRAGAEAEAKKLGVDLTVTDAQNDASQQANQLQNFTSEGLSSIIVNPVDSDAAGPSVRAANQAGIPVVGVDRGVNKAETAALVASDNVEGGKLGAEALAEKLGGRGTIVILQGQAGTSASRERGAGFAEGLKAYPGIKVVAKQPADFDRTKGLDVMTNLLQAHPDIDGVFAENDEMALGAIKALGSKAGTSVQVVGFDGTPDGLKAVEAGTLYASVAQQPTELGRIAVDNALRAAEGEKVSATVKVPVKVVTKQNVTDFKG; this is encoded by the coding sequence GTGGCCACTGACACGCTCAAGAGCTCCGCGGGCGCGGGTGGCGCCTCCGGCCCCGGCGGGCTGCGCCGGCTGCTGCTCGACAACGGGGCGCTCACCGCGCTCATCGTCCTCGTGGTCGCGCTGTCGGCGCTGTCGGGGGACTTCCTGACCGCCGACAACCTGCTGAACATCGGCGTCCAGGCCGCCGTCACCGCCATCCTCGCCTTCGGTGTCACGTTCGTGATCGTGTCGGCGGGCATCGATCTGTCGGTGGGTTCGGTGGCGGCGCTGTCCGCGACCGTGCTGGCGTGGAGCGCCACCAGTGAGGGCGTGCCGGTGGTGCTGGCGGTGGTCCTCGCCGTCGCCACGGGTGTCGTGTGCGGGCTGGTGAACGGTTTCCTGATTTCGTACGGCAAACTGCCCCCGTTCATCGCGACGCTCGCCATGCTGTCCGTGGCGCGCGGGCTGTCGCTGGTGATCTCGCAGGGCTCGCCGATCGCTTTTCCGGAGTCGGTCTCGCACCTCGGTGACACGCTCGGCGGGTGGCTGCCGGTGCCCGTGCTGGTGATGGTCGTGATGGGGCTGATCACGGCGTTCGTGCTGGGGCGGACGTACCTCGGACGGTCCATGTACGCGATCGGCGGCAACGAGGAGGCGGCGCGGCTGTCGGGGCTGCGGGTGAAGAAGCAGAAGCTCGCCATCTACGCGCTGTCCGGGCTGTTCGCCGCCGCCGCGGGCATCGTGCTCGCCTCCCGGCTGTCCTCCGCGCAGCCGCAGGCCGCGCAGGGGTACGAGCTGGACGCCATCGCGGCCGTCGTCATCGGCGGTGCCTCACTCGCGGGCGGTACCGGCAAGGCGTCCGGGACGCTGATCGGTGCGCTGATCCTGGCGGTGCTGCGCAACGGCCTCAACCTCCTTTCGGTGTCCGCCTTCTGGCAGCAGGTGGTCATCGGTGTGGTGATCGCGCTGGCCGTGCTGCTCGACACCGTGCGGCGCAAGGCGGGGGCGACTCCGGTGGGTGCCGGTGGGGGTGGCAGCAAGGGCAAGCAGACGGTGACGTATCTCCTTGCCGCCGTGGTCGCGGCGGCGGTCGTGGGGGCGACCTCGCTGCTGCACAGCGGTTCGTCGACGGCCGCGCAGCAGAAGGTCGGGCTGTCGCTGTCGACGCTCAACAACCCCTTCTTCGTGCAGATCCGGGCGGGCGCGGAGGCCGAGGCGAAGAAGCTCGGCGTCGACCTGACCGTGACGGACGCGCAGAACGACGCGTCGCAGCAGGCGAACCAGTTGCAGAACTTCACCAGTGAGGGCCTGTCGTCGATCATCGTCAACCCGGTGGACTCGGACGCGGCGGGTCCCTCCGTACGGGCCGCCAACCAGGCCGGCATTCCCGTCGTCGGCGTCGACCGGGGCGTCAACAAGGCGGAGACGGCCGCGCTCGTCGCGTCCGACAACGTCGAGGGCGGCAAGCTGGGGGCCGAGGCGCTCGCCGAGAAGCTGGGCGGTCGGGGCACGATCGTGATCCTGCAGGGTCAGGCCGGTACCTCCGCCAGCCGGGAGCGCGGCGCGGGCTTCGCCGAGGGGCTGAAGGCCTACCCGGGCATCAAGGTGGTCGCCAAGCAGCCGGCCGACTTCGACCGCACCAAGGGCCTCGACGTGATGACGAACCTCCTCCAGGCGCACCCCGACATCGACGGTGTCTTCGCGGAGAACGACGAGATGGCACTCGGCGCGATCAAGGCGCTGGGGTCGAAGGCCGGTACGTCGGTGCAGGTGGTCGGTTTCGACGGCACGCCGGACGGGCTGAAGGCGGTCGAGGCCGGGACGCTGTACGCGTCGGTGGCCCAGCAGCCGACGGAACTCGGCCGGATCGCGGTGGACAACGCCCTGCGGGCCGCGGAGGGCGAGAAGGTGAGTGCGACGGTGAAGGTGCCGGTGAAGGTGGTCACGAAGCAGAACGTGACCGACTTCAAGGGCTGA
- a CDS encoding pore-forming ESAT-6 family protein, with amino-acid sequence MAGAGADRRSYDTGASTDAQANIQTVIGRLEEVIGQRDRQVKAAMADFTADGVADEYHGKEQRWNRASQEVRNIIQLLKTTLEKNDGTAQSTLSRAKAAVDNIG; translated from the coding sequence ATGGCGGGTGCTGGTGCGGATCGTCGGTCGTATGACACGGGTGCGTCGACGGATGCTCAGGCGAACATTCAGACGGTGATCGGCCGGCTGGAGGAGGTCATCGGTCAGCGCGATCGTCAGGTGAAGGCAGCGATGGCGGACTTCACGGCGGATGGTGTGGCGGATGAGTATCACGGCAAGGAGCAGCGGTGGAACCGTGCTTCGCAGGAGGTGCGGAACATCATCCAGTTGTTGAAGACGACGTTGGAGAAGAACGACGGTACGGCGCAGTCGACGTTGTCGCGGGCGAAGGCGGCGGTGGACAACATCGGCTGA
- a CDS encoding sugar ABC transporter ATP-binding protein encodes MSDPDELLRIEGIRKTFPGVVALDGVDFDLRRGEVHVLLGENGAGKSTLIKMLSGAYTPDAGRILVGGEEVRVNGAQDSERLGIATIYQEFNLVPDLSVAENIFLGRQPRRFGMIDRKRMEADAEELLARVGVNVSPRARVRELGIARLQMVEIAKALSLDARVLIMDEPTAVLTTEEVEKLFAIVRQLRADGVGVVFITHHLEEIAALGDRVTVIRDGRSVGQVPASTDEDELVRLMVGRSIEQQYPRERADAGAALLTVEGLTRDGVFHDVSFEVRAGEVVGIAGLVGAGRTEVVRAVFGADPYDKGAVKVAGTDVKRHDVNAAMAAGIGLVPEDRKGQGLVLDASVEENLGLVTLRKATRAGLVDLKGQREAAARIAGQLGVRMAGLGQHVRTLSGGNQQKVVIGKWLLADTKVLILDEPTRGIDVGAKVEIYQLVNELTAAGAAVLMISSDLPEVLGMSDRVLVMAQGRIAGELTADEATQDAVMALAVSTPKNGTEASRGH; translated from the coding sequence GTGAGCGACCCGGACGAGTTGCTGCGTATCGAGGGCATCCGCAAAACCTTCCCCGGCGTGGTCGCGCTGGACGGCGTCGACTTCGATCTGCGCCGGGGTGAGGTGCATGTGCTGCTCGGTGAGAACGGGGCCGGCAAGAGCACGCTCATCAAGATGCTCTCCGGTGCCTACACGCCCGATGCCGGGCGGATCCTGGTGGGTGGTGAGGAGGTGCGCGTCAACGGTGCGCAGGACTCCGAGCGGCTCGGGATCGCCACCATCTACCAGGAGTTCAATCTCGTTCCCGATCTGTCCGTCGCGGAGAACATCTTTCTGGGGCGGCAGCCCCGGCGGTTCGGGATGATCGACCGGAAGCGGATGGAGGCCGACGCCGAGGAGCTGCTCGCGCGCGTGGGCGTGAACGTGTCCCCACGCGCGCGGGTGCGTGAACTCGGTATCGCCCGGCTGCAGATGGTCGAGATCGCCAAGGCGCTCAGTCTCGACGCGCGCGTGCTCATCATGGACGAGCCGACCGCCGTGCTCACCACCGAGGAGGTCGAGAAGCTGTTCGCCATCGTGCGGCAGCTGCGTGCGGACGGTGTCGGGGTCGTGTTCATCACCCACCACCTGGAGGAGATCGCCGCTCTCGGGGATCGCGTGACGGTCATCCGCGACGGGAGGAGCGTCGGGCAGGTGCCCGCCTCCACCGATGAGGACGAGCTCGTACGGCTCATGGTGGGGCGGTCGATCGAGCAGCAGTATCCGCGGGAGCGGGCCGATGCGGGGGCGGCGCTGCTGACCGTCGAGGGGCTCACGCGGGACGGGGTCTTCCATGACGTGAGTTTCGAGGTGCGGGCCGGTGAGGTCGTCGGGATCGCGGGGCTCGTCGGGGCGGGTCGTACGGAGGTCGTGCGGGCCGTGTTCGGGGCCGATCCGTACGACAAGGGGGCCGTGAAGGTCGCGGGTACGGACGTCAAGCGCCATGACGTCAACGCCGCCATGGCCGCCGGGATCGGGCTGGTGCCCGAGGACCGCAAGGGGCAGGGGCTCGTGCTCGACGCTTCCGTCGAGGAGAACCTGGGGCTGGTCACCTTGCGCAAGGCCACCCGCGCGGGGCTCGTCGACCTCAAGGGGCAGCGCGAGGCCGCCGCGCGGATCGCGGGGCAGCTCGGGGTGCGGATGGCCGGGCTCGGGCAGCATGTGCGGACCCTGTCCGGCGGCAACCAGCAGAAGGTCGTCATCGGCAAGTGGCTGCTGGCCGACACCAAGGTGCTGATCCTCGACGAGCCGACGCGCGGGATCGACGTCGGCGCCAAGGTCGAGATCTACCAGCTCGTCAACGAACTGACGGCCGCCGGCGCCGCCGTCCTGATGATCTCCAGCGATCTGCCCGAGGTGCTCGGTATGAGCGACCGGGTGCTGGTGATGGCGCAGGGGCGGATCGCGGGCGAACTCACCGCCGACGAGGCGACCCAGGACGCCGTGATGGCGCTCGCCGTAAGTACACCCAAGAACGGAACGGAGGCCTCCCGTGGCCACTGA
- a CDS encoding NAD(P)/FAD-dependent oxidoreductase — MNGDGSLERLRREGRIVVVGASLAGLRAAETLREKGFAGSLTMVGDEPHEPYDRPPLSKQVLLGVTTADRTALPRRRDLDATWRLGVAATGLDMAARRVRLADGDEVPYDRLLIATGVRARPWPRPDEAELDGVFVLRTRDDSAALTRRLADGPRRVFVIGAGFTGSEIASACRERGIAVTVAERAAAPLVGALGGVVGAVAAELQREHGVDLRCAVMVTALEGDAAGRVRAAHLSDGSTVETDVVVVSLGATRNTEWLAGSGLGAGPRGIACDAGCRAFDIRGIVTDDIYVAGDVARSPHPLFGYQFLSLEHWGNAVCQAEIAAHNMLSESADRLPHMWVPAFWSSQFGVNIKSVGVPSMGTEILVAQGSLTDRRFVGVYGYQGRVIGAVAFDHARWLPFYQHLIETTAPFPPPFPLVDRRPDGQRPIDADFPDPSLPTHGPTVTLSGYSPADRRMTFTPAH; from the coding sequence ATGAACGGTGACGGCTCCCTGGAAAGACTCAGGCGCGAGGGCCGTATCGTCGTCGTCGGCGCCTCGCTGGCGGGCCTGCGCGCTGCGGAGACCCTGCGCGAGAAGGGCTTCGCCGGTTCCCTGACGATGGTCGGCGACGAGCCCCACGAGCCGTACGACCGGCCCCCGCTGTCCAAGCAGGTGCTGCTGGGCGTGACCACCGCCGACCGCACCGCACTGCCCAGACGCCGAGACCTCGACGCGACGTGGCGGCTCGGCGTGGCGGCCACCGGTCTGGACATGGCCGCCCGACGGGTGCGGCTGGCCGACGGTGACGAGGTGCCGTACGACCGGCTGCTGATCGCCACCGGTGTGCGGGCGCGACCGTGGCCGCGCCCGGACGAGGCGGAACTCGACGGTGTCTTCGTGCTGCGCACCCGCGACGACAGCGCGGCGCTCACGCGGCGGCTCGCCGACGGCCCCCGGCGGGTCTTCGTCATCGGTGCCGGGTTCACCGGCTCGGAGATCGCCTCCGCCTGCCGTGAACGCGGCATCGCCGTCACCGTCGCCGAACGCGCGGCGGCGCCCCTGGTCGGTGCACTCGGCGGAGTGGTCGGCGCGGTCGCCGCCGAACTCCAGCGCGAGCACGGCGTGGACCTGCGGTGCGCAGTGATGGTGACCGCCCTGGAGGGCGACGCCGCAGGGCGGGTGCGGGCGGCGCATCTGTCCGACGGCTCCACCGTCGAGACCGACGTGGTGGTCGTCTCGCTCGGCGCCACCCGCAACACCGAGTGGCTCGCCGGGTCCGGACTGGGGGCCGGCCCGCGCGGCATCGCCTGCGACGCCGGCTGCCGCGCCTTCGACATCCGCGGCATCGTGACCGACGACATCTACGTCGCGGGCGACGTCGCCCGGTCCCCGCACCCCTTGTTCGGCTACCAGTTCCTGTCCCTGGAGCACTGGGGCAACGCCGTCTGCCAGGCCGAGATCGCGGCGCACAACATGCTCAGCGAGAGCGCCGACCGCCTCCCCCACATGTGGGTGCCGGCGTTCTGGTCCTCGCAGTTCGGCGTGAACATCAAGTCGGTCGGGGTGCCGTCGATGGGAACGGAGATCCTCGTCGCGCAGGGCTCGCTCACGGACCGCCGGTTCGTCGGCGTCTACGGGTACCAGGGGCGCGTCATCGGCGCGGTCGCCTTCGACCATGCCCGGTGGCTGCCGTTCTACCAGCATCTGATCGAGACCACCGCGCCGTTCCCGCCGCCGTTCCCCCTGGTCGACCGGCGCCCGGACGGGCAGCGGCCGATCGACGCGGACTTCCCCGACCCGTCGCTGCCCACCCACGGTCCCACGGTGACCCTCAGCGGATACTCGCCGGCCGACCGCCGCATGACGTTCACCCCCGCGCACTGA
- a CDS encoding ribokinase, whose product MYDYDLLVIGSANADLVIGVERRPGAGETVLGSDLVVHPGGKGANQAVAAARLGARTALLARVGDDAYGRLLLDSQRAAGVDTVGVLVGGAPTGVALITVDPSGDNSIVVSPGANGRLTPADVRAAGSLFHASRVVSTQLEIPLETVLEAVRNLAPGSRFVLNPSPPRPLPPEVLAACDPLIVNEHEARVILGDALVGDDPADWARILLARGPRSVVVTLGAQGALVASAQGVAQVPSVTVDAVDTTGAGDAFTAALAWRLGQGDALPEAAAYAARVGAAAVTKAGAQESYPTPEEVDALCAADPGDNPRTHGQGPGSSPGASSGGGSL is encoded by the coding sequence ATGTACGACTACGACCTCCTCGTCATCGGGTCGGCCAACGCCGATCTCGTGATCGGGGTGGAGCGGCGGCCGGGGGCCGGGGAGACGGTGCTCGGGTCCGATCTGGTCGTCCATCCGGGCGGCAAGGGCGCCAACCAGGCGGTCGCGGCCGCCCGGCTGGGGGCCCGTACGGCGCTGCTGGCCCGGGTCGGTGACGACGCGTACGGCCGGCTGCTGCTCGACTCGCAGCGGGCGGCCGGGGTGGACACGGTGGGCGTGCTGGTCGGGGGTGCGCCGACCGGCGTCGCGCTGATCACCGTGGACCCGTCCGGCGACAACAGCATCGTGGTGTCGCCGGGGGCGAACGGGAGGCTCACGCCGGCGGACGTGCGGGCGGCGGGAAGTCTGTTCCACGCCTCCCGGGTCGTCTCGACGCAGCTGGAGATTCCGCTGGAGACGGTGCTGGAAGCGGTACGGAATCTCGCGCCCGGCAGCCGGTTCGTGCTGAACCCGTCGCCGCCGCGGCCGTTGCCGCCGGAGGTGCTGGCGGCGTGCGATCCGCTGATCGTGAACGAGCACGAGGCGAGGGTGATCCTCGGTGACGCGCTGGTCGGCGACGACCCCGCCGACTGGGCGCGGATCCTGCTGGCGCGCGGGCCGCGTTCGGTGGTCGTGACGCTGGGTGCGCAGGGTGCGCTGGTGGCGTCCGCGCAGGGCGTGGCCCAGGTGCCCTCGGTGACGGTGGACGCGGTCGACACCACCGGCGCGGGCGACGCCTTCACGGCGGCGCTGGCCTGGCGGCTGGGGCAGGGTGACGCGCTGCCGGAGGCGGCGGCGTACGCGGCGCGGGTCGGGGCTGCGGCGGTGACGAAGGCGGGGGCGCAGGAGTCGTACCCGACGCCGGAAGAGGTCGACGCGCTGTGCGCTGCTGATCCGGGGGACAACCCCCGGACCCACGGCCAGGGGCCGGGCAGCTCACCCGGCGCGTCTTCGGGAGGCGGTTCCCTGTGA
- a CDS encoding LacI family DNA-binding transcriptional regulator, whose translation MASIKDVAAEAGVSVATVSRVLNEHPSVSAVARTRVLAAVETLGYRPNAVARSLRTDQTHTLGLVISDVLNPYFTELARSVEEEARALGYSVIIGNADERPDLQDHHVRNLLDRRIDGLLVSPTDGGSPLMLDAVRAGTPMVFVDRWIPGVDVPVVRADGETAVRDLVAHLYGLGHRRLAIIAGPAATTTGRERVEAFREALGAYGLDLPDAYIGQGDFQADSGRRVTEGFLDLPEPPEVVFAADNLMALGALDAVRARGLRVPDDVALAAFDDIRWFVHTDPPVTAIAQPTGELGRAAVRALVARIEGRPGESVTLPARLVVRRSCGEPPSVVPPLSPVRRSTS comes from the coding sequence ATGGCGAGCATCAAGGACGTCGCCGCCGAGGCCGGCGTCTCCGTTGCCACGGTCTCGCGGGTCCTGAACGAGCACCCGTCGGTCAGCGCGGTCGCACGCACGCGCGTGCTGGCCGCCGTCGAGACGCTGGGCTACCGCCCGAACGCCGTCGCCCGTTCCCTGCGCACCGACCAAACCCACACGCTCGGCCTGGTCATCAGCGACGTGCTGAACCCGTACTTCACCGAGCTGGCCCGCTCCGTCGAGGAGGAGGCCCGTGCGCTCGGCTACAGCGTCATCATCGGGAACGCCGACGAGCGGCCCGACCTCCAGGACCACCACGTACGGAACCTGCTGGACCGCCGTATCGACGGCCTCCTCGTCTCCCCCACCGACGGCGGCTCGCCGCTGATGCTGGACGCCGTGCGCGCGGGGACGCCGATGGTGTTCGTGGACCGGTGGATTCCGGGTGTGGACGTGCCGGTGGTGCGTGCCGACGGAGAGACCGCTGTGCGCGACCTCGTCGCCCATCTGTACGGCCTCGGGCACCGGCGGCTCGCGATCATCGCGGGCCCGGCGGCCACCACGACCGGACGGGAGCGTGTGGAGGCCTTCAGGGAGGCGCTCGGCGCGTACGGCCTCGACCTTCCCGACGCCTACATCGGCCAGGGCGACTTCCAGGCCGACAGCGGGCGGCGGGTCACCGAGGGGTTCCTGGATCTGCCCGAGCCTCCCGAGGTCGTCTTCGCCGCCGACAACCTGATGGCGCTGGGCGCGCTGGACGCCGTACGCGCGCGTGGGCTGCGTGTGCCCGACGACGTCGCGCTCGCCGCCTTCGACGACATCCGGTGGTTCGTGCACACCGATCCGCCGGTCACCGCCATCGCCCAGCCCACCGGCGAGCTGGGGCGTGCCGCCGTGCGCGCGCTGGTCGCCCGGATCGAGGGGCGGCCGGGTGAGTCCGTAACCCTGCCCGCCCGTCTCGTCGTACGCCGCTCGTGCGGCGAGCCCCCCTCAGTCGTACCGCCCCTGTCCCCCGTACGAAGGAGTACGTCGTGA
- a CDS encoding cytochrome P450, protein MTQSPLHQILDYANRANPYPIYEELRRTPVHHDADGPYVVSTYYEIRSLLHDPRISSDARNLASTASDPLAESAEEGNTLPPSFLRLDPPEHDRLRRMTNRPFGPPHSPHRIDGMRGELGDIVSGLIDGIGDPGRIDLVEQFSYPFPVTVICRLLGVPREDEARFHTWADTIAASLDPDPDADPGERGKEANDARMQLGMYLAGLIEERRKHPRDDMLSHLATAEGPDGAMATMELLSTAALLLIAGHETTVNLVTNGMLTLLRNPDVLRRLRAQPGLAVPIVEELLRFEPPVQLLPQRTPLTDIEVQGVTIPKGASLWLVIASGNRDPKRFENPDRFDPDRRDIEHLGFGSGIHSCFGAPLARLEAQLALSELARRLENPRLLEDPPPYRQNAVLRGPRHLPIACDGIRP, encoded by the coding sequence ATGACGCAATCGCCGCTGCATCAGATCCTGGACTACGCCAACCGCGCCAACCCGTACCCGATCTACGAGGAGCTGCGCAGGACGCCGGTCCACCACGACGCCGACGGGCCGTACGTCGTCAGCACCTACTACGAGATCCGCAGCCTTCTGCACGACCCCCGCATCAGCTCCGATGCCCGCAATCTGGCCTCGACCGCCTCTGACCCGCTGGCCGAGTCGGCCGAGGAGGGGAACACCCTGCCGCCGAGCTTCCTACGGCTCGACCCGCCCGAACACGACCGGCTGCGCCGCATGACGAACCGGCCCTTCGGCCCGCCGCACTCCCCCCACCGGATCGACGGGATGCGCGGCGAACTCGGCGACATCGTCTCCGGCCTCATCGACGGCATCGGCGACCCGGGCCGCATCGACCTGGTGGAGCAGTTCTCGTACCCCTTCCCGGTGACGGTGATCTGCCGGCTGCTCGGGGTGCCGCGCGAGGACGAGGCGCGCTTCCACACCTGGGCCGACACCATCGCCGCGAGCCTGGATCCCGATCCGGACGCCGATCCCGGCGAGCGGGGCAAGGAGGCGAACGACGCCCGGATGCAGCTGGGCATGTACCTGGCCGGGCTGATCGAGGAGCGCCGCAAGCACCCCAGGGACGACATGCTCTCCCATCTGGCGACGGCCGAGGGCCCGGACGGCGCCATGGCCACGATGGAACTGCTCAGCACGGCGGCGTTGCTGCTGATCGCGGGGCACGAGACCACCGTCAACCTCGTCACCAACGGCATGCTCACCCTGCTGCGCAACCCGGACGTCCTGCGGCGGCTGCGTGCGCAACCGGGGCTCGCGGTGCCCATCGTCGAGGAGCTGCTGCGCTTCGAGCCGCCCGTGCAACTGCTGCCGCAGCGCACCCCCCTCACCGACATCGAGGTCCAAGGCGTCACCATCCCCAAGGGCGCCTCCCTCTGGCTGGTGATCGCGTCCGGCAACCGCGACCCGAAGCGGTTCGAGAATCCGGACCGCTTCGACCCGGACCGCCGGGACATCGAGCACCTCGGATTCGGCAGCGGCATCCACAGCTGCTTCGGCGCACCGCTCGCCCGGCTGGAGGCCCAGCTCGCCCTGTCGGAACTGGCCCGCAGACTGGAGAACCCACGCCTGCTGGAGGACCCGCCCCCGTACCGGCAGAACGCCGTGCTGCGCGGGCCCCGCCATCTGCCCATCGCCTGTGACGGGATCCGTCCCTAG
- a CDS encoding ferredoxin has product MRLVVDLNRCQGYAQCAFLAPEVFAMHGEEALLYHPEADAAQREKLAQAAAACPVQAILVDAVDAPPEAVSDER; this is encoded by the coding sequence GTGAGGCTTGTCGTCGACCTGAACCGTTGTCAGGGCTACGCGCAGTGCGCGTTCCTCGCACCCGAGGTCTTCGCCATGCACGGCGAGGAAGCGCTGTTGTACCACCCGGAGGCCGACGCGGCACAGCGCGAGAAGCTGGCCCAGGCCGCCGCCGCCTGCCCTGTCCAGGCCATCCTCGTCGACGCCGTGGACGCACCGCCCGAGGCGGTGTCCGATGAACGGTGA
- the rbsD gene encoding D-ribose pyranase, with translation MKKAGILNRHLAGALAELGHGDGVLVCDAGMPIPGGPRVVDLAFRAGVPSFAEVLDGLLAELVVEGATAATEVRRANPAAATLLDGRFPELDLVPHARLKELSGDARLVVRTGEASPYANVLLRCGVFF, from the coding sequence GTGAAGAAGGCCGGGATCCTCAACCGTCATCTCGCCGGGGCGCTCGCCGAGTTGGGGCACGGGGACGGGGTGCTGGTGTGTGACGCCGGGATGCCGATCCCGGGCGGGCCACGCGTCGTCGACCTGGCCTTCCGGGCCGGGGTGCCGTCCTTCGCCGAGGTGCTGGACGGGCTGCTGGCCGAGCTGGTCGTGGAGGGCGCGACCGCGGCGACGGAGGTACGGCGGGCCAATCCGGCGGCGGCGACACTGCTGGACGGGCGCTTCCCCGAGCTCGACCTCGTACCGCACGCCCGTCTCAAGGAGTTGTCGGGAGACGCGCGGTTGGTCGTCCGCACGGGGGAGGCGTCGCCGTACGCGAATGTGCTGCTGCGCTGCGGGGTTTTCTTCTAG